One Roseburia rectibacter DNA window includes the following coding sequences:
- a CDS encoding endo-beta-N-acetylglucosaminidase, translated as MKNKVLGRRCIAISLAAALSAGLTACGNTGGDTQAATTETTQITETVQTAERIYSLTEENENQELTMARQPESSYWFPSELLSWDAKTDEDLRFNVSTVPLSERAAREHLQTVNSTQNKETNIMAISIMNSSTSGNPPHGLNKVNANTFTYWQYVDTLVYWGGSSGEGLIVSPSPDVVDAAHKNGVRVLGTVFMPQTAHGGKMEWLEDLLVKNEDGSYPVADKLIEVAQTYGFEGWFMNQETEGTDEEPLTADHAARMQQFIQYFKEQAPDLDLVYYDSMTVDGRMDWQNALTEENLAYLVSEDGEPVADAMFLNFWWTSDTLSDQELLKKSAALASENGINPYDLYAGVDIQSEGYHTEIKWDLFENEKGGTYTSLGLYCPSWAYTSADTIQNFWKQENKLWVNSMGDPSADVKKLSNTQWKGISSYIVERTPLTSLPFVTNFSTGNGYSFFKNGSQISLLDWNNRSIADIMPTYRYIIENGDGNKLSADLDVADAYYGGTSLILRGNMAKDTSSTIKLYAAELTAADNMIYTTAAKAKGTEITLNAVLELEDGSVVTLEGDQNVGEEWTVVSYDTSSIIGKTIKSISYEITSAEDVSGLQLRFGNITMMEADSEENAAVSNLEVLDSEFDEDGMYAGVRLAWNSDTAADYYEVYRVNQDNSRSLLGVSNTTSFYINTLPRTDDTNKSAFEVVPVNAAFEEGNSAQVVMDWPDNSLPKADFAADVTLAAPGTKITFESLCSANTETVNWTFTGADIETAEGESVSVSYPEEGIYNVKVTAVNKAGSIEKEKEGYIVITSDAADGLVLLSQGAGTEADAYVNENEAPEFAVDGDVSTKWCATGAAPHEITLDLGEVNTVSAVDIFHAEAGGESADMNTKSYTILVSQDGNSFEEVYSVTKNTNGTTHNAFTPKDARYVKLVVNKPTQGSDSAARIYEIEVYGIK; from the coding sequence ATGAAAAACAAAGTTTTAGGAAGAAGATGCATTGCCATTTCTCTGGCAGCAGCATTATCTGCAGGCTTAACAGCCTGTGGCAACACAGGGGGTGACACACAAGCTGCCACGACGGAAACAACTCAAATAACAGAGACAGTTCAAACGGCAGAGAGAATTTATTCTCTTACGGAAGAGAATGAAAATCAGGAGCTTACGATGGCGCGTCAGCCGGAATCCTCTTACTGGTTTCCATCTGAACTTTTAAGCTGGGATGCAAAAACAGATGAAGATTTGCGTTTCAATGTAAGTACCGTCCCCCTTTCAGAGCGCGCCGCAAGAGAACATTTGCAGACAGTAAACTCAACTCAGAACAAAGAAACAAATATCATGGCAATTTCCATTATGAACAGCAGTACCAGTGGAAACCCGCCTCATGGTCTGAATAAAGTGAATGCAAATACTTTCACCTACTGGCAGTATGTGGATACGCTGGTTTACTGGGGTGGTTCTTCCGGAGAAGGTCTCATTGTATCGCCAAGCCCTGACGTTGTAGATGCAGCACATAAAAATGGCGTAAGAGTTCTTGGAACTGTTTTCATGCCTCAGACCGCACATGGCGGTAAAATGGAGTGGTTAGAAGACCTGCTTGTAAAAAATGAAGATGGCTCTTATCCGGTAGCAGACAAACTCATTGAAGTTGCGCAGACTTATGGTTTTGAGGGTTGGTTCATGAATCAGGAAACCGAAGGAACCGATGAAGAACCGCTGACGGCAGACCATGCGGCGCGCATGCAGCAATTTATCCAATATTTCAAAGAGCAGGCACCGGATCTGGATCTGGTCTACTATGATTCCATGACCGTGGACGGCAGGATGGATTGGCAGAATGCCTTAACAGAAGAAAACCTTGCTTATCTTGTGTCCGAAGACGGAGAACCCGTCGCCGATGCAATGTTTTTAAATTTCTGGTGGACTTCAGACACCCTTTCCGATCAGGAACTTCTGAAGAAGTCTGCCGCACTTGCTTCCGAAAACGGTATCAACCCTTATGATCTCTATGCGGGTGTAGATATCCAGAGCGAGGGCTATCATACGGAAATTAAATGGGATTTATTCGAAAACGAAAAAGGCGGGACCTATACTTCACTGGGACTTTACTGTCCAAGCTGGGCTTATACTTCTGCTGATACGATCCAGAATTTCTGGAAACAGGAAAATAAACTCTGGGTCAACTCCATGGGTGATCCATCCGCAGATGTCAAAAAACTCAGTAACACACAGTGGAAAGGTATTTCCTCTTATATAGTAGAGCGTACGCCTCTGACATCTCTACCGTTTGTAACAAATTTCTCTACAGGGAATGGTTACAGTTTCTTTAAGAACGGCAGCCAGATAAGCTTACTTGACTGGAACAACCGCAGCATCGCAGATATTATGCCAACCTACCGTTATATTATTGAAAACGGTGACGGCAATAAATTAAGTGCTGATCTGGATGTAGCAGATGCTTACTATGGTGGAACAAGCCTCATTTTAAGAGGCAATATGGCAAAAGATACCTCTTCCACAATTAAGTTATATGCTGCAGAACTTACCGCTGCAGACAATATGATCTATACGACTGCTGCAAAGGCAAAGGGAACAGAAATTACTTTAAATGCGGTACTTGAATTAGAAGATGGTTCTGTTGTGACATTAGAGGGTGACCAGAACGTCGGTGAGGAATGGACCGTTGTCTCTTATGATACTTCTTCTATCATAGGAAAGACGATCAAATCCATCTCTTATGAGATAACTTCTGCTGAAGATGTGAGCGGACTGCAGTTACGTTTCGGTAACATCACAATGATGGAGGCAGATTCCGAAGAAAATGCAGCCGTAAGCAATCTGGAAGTATTAGATTCCGAGTTTGATGAAGATGGAATGTATGCAGGTGTACGTCTTGCGTGGAATTCAGATACAGCTGCTGATTATTATGAAGTTTACCGGGTGAATCAGGATAATTCCAGATCCCTGCTTGGCGTATCCAACACAACCAGTTTCTATATCAACACACTTCCCCGTACAGATGATACCAACAAGTCTGCCTTTGAGGTCGTTCCAGTCAATGCAGCCTTTGAAGAGGGAAACAGTGCACAGGTCGTTATGGATTGGCCAGACAACAGTCTGCCGAAAGCAGATTTTGCAGCAGATGTAACACTGGCTGCACCAGGTACGAAGATTACTTTTGAAAGTTTATGCTCTGCAAATACAGAAACCGTAAACTGGACATTTACAGGAGCAGATATCGAAACAGCAGAAGGCGAGAGCGTATCGGTATCTTATCCAGAAGAGGGCATCTACAATGTTAAGGTAACAGCGGTGAATAAGGCTGGAAGCATTGAGAAAGAAAAAGAAGGCTATATTGTTATCACCTCAGATGCAGCAGATGGTCTTGTACTTCTTTCCCAGGGAGCAGGAACCGAAGCAGACGCATATGTAAATGAAAACGAAGCGCCGGAGTTTGCGGTAGATGGCGATGTTTCGACGAAATGGTGTGCAACAGGAGCTGCACCTCATGAAATTACCCTTGATTTAGGCGAAGTGAATACCGTAAGTGCAGTTGACATTTTCCATGCAGAAGCAGGTGGCGAGAGTGCAGACATGAACACGAAATCTTATACCATTCTTGTCAGCCAGGATGGAAATAGTTTTGAAGAAGTATACAGCGTGACAAAAAATACAAATGGCACGACGCACAATGCATTTACACCAAAAGACGCACGGTATGTGAAACTCGTAGTAAATAAACCTACACAGGGAAGCGACAGTGCTGCGCGTATTTATGAGATTGAAGTTTATGGAATAAAATAA
- a CDS encoding ABC transporter permease yields MKEIKKKKGKRRWTRDDTDLTLISLPTFIWFVLFSYLPMFGIIIAFKDYKLSPGHGFIYNLLHSDWVGWSNFTYFFKSNAFWMLLRNTIVYNLVFIALGAAVAVGFALMLSNLRNKLASKAYQTMMFFPYFMSWVVISYIVYAVLTPEKGYLNNIIVALGGTKIMWYQEPKYWPFILTFLRIWKGMGYGMVIYLATITGIDPSLYEAAVMDGATKWQQTKHITMPCIKPVLIMMLILDAGKIFYSDFGLFYQATGGIPASLYNVASTFDTYIYKAIQSSAPIGKTAAASFFQSVCCCATILLTNWLVKKVDEDSAII; encoded by the coding sequence ATGAAAGAGATAAAGAAAAAGAAGGGAAAAAGACGTTGGACAAGAGATGATACGGATTTAACACTGATTTCTCTTCCAACTTTTATATGGTTTGTATTGTTTTCTTACCTTCCAATGTTTGGAATTATCATTGCATTTAAAGATTATAAATTGAGCCCGGGGCATGGATTTATCTATAATCTGCTTCACAGTGACTGGGTGGGCTGGTCTAATTTCACATATTTCTTTAAATCAAATGCCTTTTGGATGTTATTGAGAAATACGATCGTTTACAATCTTGTGTTTATTGCACTGGGAGCGGCCGTTGCAGTAGGATTTGCGCTGATGCTGAGCAATTTGCGGAATAAATTGGCATCAAAAGCATATCAGACGATGATGTTTTTCCCGTATTTTATGTCATGGGTTGTGATCAGTTATATTGTTTATGCAGTATTAACGCCGGAAAAAGGTTATTTAAATAATATCATTGTTGCACTTGGTGGAACAAAGATCATGTGGTATCAGGAACCGAAATACTGGCCGTTTATCCTTACCTTTTTAAGGATCTGGAAAGGCATGGGATATGGAATGGTCATCTACCTGGCAACGATCACCGGAATTGATCCGTCTCTGTATGAAGCGGCAGTTATGGACGGTGCAACCAAATGGCAGCAGACAAAACATATCACAATGCCATGCATCAAACCCGTTCTGATCATGATGCTGATCCTGGATGCAGGAAAAATCTTTTATTCTGATTTTGGTCTGTTTTATCAGGCAACGGGTGGAATACCGGCGTCCCTGTACAACGTTGCATCTACATTTGATACATATATTTACAAAGCAATCCAGTCGAGCGCACCAATTGGAAAGACAGCAGCGGCTTCATTCTTCCAGTCTGTATGCTGTTGTGCAACTATTTTGCTTACAAACTGGCTGGTAAAAAAAGTTGATGAAGACAGCGCGATTATATAG
- a CDS encoding ABC transporter substrate-binding protein translates to MMKKRIVSLGLAAMMTAGLFAGCGNSSESQGDSTASGSKSDDIVTLKWVTIGSGMPDNYDSWVKKVNDYVGEKIGVNIDMEVVAWGDWDNRRNIIISTNEDYDIIFGNGNVYTSDTKLGAYYDITDLIDDNMPGLKELMPSDYWDAVAIDGKIYAVPTYKDSSLSNYAIWDKEIVDKYNLDIESMTDISSLTDTFKQIKSDTNDYPVYVKNDGLYYIFDTYDQLGAGCQALGVKYNDKDAKVCYTLEQDDIYSELETIHEWYQDGIINPDASTLSEGRVYNVWRVAQGWSTAAQTSWGPQMGKDVEVAKIGDTILSNDTVRGSINMISANTKYPEKCLQFLDLVNTDTTLRDMFYYGEEGVNFEYTDDNKVHKLNEDWTMAGYTQGTFFTVTQQDTDTVNQWDEVKELNENAVPSVLLGFTFDTSNVEDQLSNCTEVWLRYKSEVLTGVRDPKEAVPEIKEELMNAGFQDVLDEAQSQIDEFLANKQ, encoded by the coding sequence ATGATGAAAAAGAGAATTGTGTCATTGGGGCTTGCAGCAATGATGACCGCAGGATTATTCGCAGGGTGTGGAAATAGTTCTGAAAGCCAGGGGGACTCCACCGCTTCAGGCAGTAAAAGCGATGATATCGTTACTTTGAAGTGGGTCACAATTGGAAGTGGAATGCCGGATAACTATGATTCCTGGGTAAAGAAAGTGAATGATTATGTCGGCGAAAAAATAGGTGTAAATATTGATATGGAAGTAGTTGCCTGGGGAGACTGGGATAACCGTAGAAATATCATTATCAGTACCAATGAAGATTATGACATTATTTTCGGCAACGGAAATGTTTATACATCTGATACAAAACTCGGAGCTTACTATGACATTACAGATCTGATCGATGATAATATGCCGGGCTTGAAGGAACTTATGCCAAGTGACTATTGGGATGCAGTAGCGATCGATGGAAAGATTTATGCAGTTCCGACCTACAAAGACAGCTCATTATCCAATTATGCGATCTGGGATAAGGAGATCGTTGACAAGTATAATCTTGATATTGAATCTATGACAGACATATCTTCCCTGACAGATACCTTTAAGCAGATCAAAAGTGATACCAATGATTATCCGGTCTATGTAAAGAATGATGGTCTGTATTATATCTTTGATACTTATGATCAGTTAGGTGCCGGATGCCAGGCACTTGGTGTAAAGTACAATGATAAAGATGCGAAAGTATGCTATACACTGGAACAGGATGATATTTATTCAGAGTTAGAGACCATTCATGAGTGGTATCAGGACGGTATTATCAATCCGGATGCATCTACACTTTCCGAAGGCCGTGTATATAATGTCTGGAGAGTGGCACAGGGATGGTCTACCGCAGCACAGACATCCTGGGGTCCACAGATGGGAAAAGATGTTGAGGTTGCAAAAATTGGCGATACGATCTTATCGAATGATACAGTTCGCGGTTCTATTAACATGATCTCTGCAAATACAAAATATCCTGAGAAATGTTTACAGTTCTTAGATCTTGTAAATACAGATACGACTCTTAGGGATATGTTCTACTATGGAGAAGAGGGAGTAAACTTTGAGTACACAGATGACAATAAAGTTCACAAACTCAATGAAGACTGGACAATGGCAGGTTATACACAGGGAACATTCTTTACCGTTACACAGCAGGATACAGATACTGTAAATCAGTGGGATGAAGTGAAAGAGTTAAATGAAAATGCAGTACCATCTGTTCTGTTAGGATTTACATTTGATACATCAAACGTTGAGGATCAGTTATCAAACTGTACAGAAGTATGGTTACGTTACAAGAGTGAAGTCCTCACAGGTGTAAGAGATCCGAAGGAAGCAGTTCCGGAGATCAAAGAGGAATTAATGAATGCAGGATTCCAGGATGTCTTAGATGAGGCACAGTCACAGATTGATGAATTTTTAGCAAATAAACAGTAG
- a CDS encoding alpha-mannosidase — protein sequence MKKAHIISHTHWDREWYLPYEKHHMLYIEMMDTLIDTMEKDKEYKCFHLDGQTIMLEDYLQVRPENRARLQKLIEDGRIAIGPWYVLQDEFLTSSESNVRNLQMGYKLAQEFGGKWTKIGYFPDSFGNMGQAPQLLKKAGIDTAVFGRGVKPTGFNNQTTEAYESTYSEMNWQSADGSAVLGILFANWYNNGVEVPVEEEKSKEYWDKKLADAVRYASTDQLLFMNGCDHQPVQTDLSSAIRTANALYPDVEFVHSNFTDYVEQVKKELPDDLNTITGELRSQKTDGWYTLANTASSRIYIKQWNVRCEMLFEKVAEPLAAIAAKEGMEYPQDLFTYGWKLLMQNHPHDSICGCSVDDVHREMVTRFEKAEQVALHIISMCMDYLKGKIDTSAVKEGNIPFVVVNTTGWDRTGVVELELETDRMYFSEAPVAEVAARMHEKKLPEYRVLDKDGREIPAVVTEIANHFNYDLPKDKFRQPYIAKRVKITMEAADVPAFGWDTYVLAEAAGHQSAEYASAECINTVESLITAENTLENEFLKAYFNEDGSVELTDKKTGHVYRGLGIFEDCGDIGNEYIFFAPVNDVPVTTKGTKAEITVAEDNACRAVIRVKHTMMLPDAADETLAGEIEDLVEFKHRKASRGSHLVPFEIVTEYTLEKHGKGLKVKTAFNNQIKDHRLRVLFETGLHTDFHYADSVFEVAKRPNVPADTWENPCNAQHQQCFVNVHEDAYGLTIANKGLAEYEILRDGKNTIAVTLHRGVRELGDWGVFLTPEAQCLGEKTTEYEIIPHGAGEELYHSYEEAYQFQTDWQTAGMERQTGTLPQTYRFVEKKHLQAVPTALKHSMLTGNVILRFCNLSDEETTVSVSQPEVYTYDLLEKDQLQKEEKEIVLGKHEIRTIGWRA from the coding sequence ATGAAAAAAGCGCATATTATTTCTCATACACACTGGGACAGAGAATGGTATCTTCCATATGAAAAACATCATATGCTTTATATTGAAATGATGGATACGCTGATTGATACCATGGAAAAAGATAAAGAATATAAATGTTTTCATCTGGATGGGCAGACCATCATGCTGGAAGATTATCTTCAGGTACGGCCCGAAAACCGTGCACGTCTGCAGAAGCTGATCGAGGATGGCAGGATTGCAATCGGTCCATGGTATGTATTGCAGGATGAATTTCTGACAAGCAGCGAGTCGAATGTCAGAAACTTACAGATGGGTTATAAACTTGCACAGGAATTTGGCGGAAAGTGGACAAAGATCGGATACTTCCCGGATTCCTTTGGAAATATGGGACAGGCGCCGCAGCTTTTAAAGAAGGCAGGCATTGACACGGCGGTATTCGGAAGAGGTGTAAAACCGACCGGATTTAATAATCAGACAACAGAAGCCTATGAGTCCACTTATTCCGAGATGAACTGGCAGTCAGCAGACGGATCTGCGGTGCTTGGCATTTTATTTGCAAACTGGTACAACAATGGCGTGGAAGTGCCGGTGGAAGAAGAAAAGTCAAAAGAATACTGGGATAAAAAACTTGCAGATGCTGTGCGTTATGCAAGTACGGACCAGCTTTTATTCATGAATGGCTGTGACCATCAGCCGGTACAGACCGATCTGTCATCTGCCATCCGCACGGCAAATGCGCTATACCCGGATGTGGAGTTCGTACATTCTAATTTTACCGATTATGTGGAGCAGGTAAAAAAGGAACTGCCGGACGATCTGAACACGATCACGGGCGAGCTGCGCAGCCAGAAAACGGATGGATGGTATACGTTAGCGAACACAGCATCCTCCCGCATTTATATCAAACAGTGGAATGTCCGCTGTGAGATGCTATTTGAGAAAGTGGCAGAACCGCTCGCTGCGATTGCGGCAAAAGAGGGTATGGAATATCCACAGGATCTGTTTACCTATGGCTGGAAACTTCTGATGCAGAATCATCCGCACGACAGTATCTGCGGATGCAGCGTGGATGACGTACACCGTGAGATGGTAACCCGTTTTGAAAAGGCAGAACAGGTGGCGCTGCACATCATTTCCATGTGTATGGACTATCTGAAAGGAAAGATCGATACCAGTGCAGTGAAGGAAGGAAACATTCCGTTTGTCGTTGTCAATACGACCGGCTGGGACCGCACAGGCGTTGTGGAACTGGAGTTAGAAACCGACCGCATGTATTTCAGTGAAGCGCCGGTAGCCGAAGTGGCAGCGCGCATGCATGAAAAGAAACTCCCGGAATACCGTGTACTTGACAAAGACGGAAGAGAGATCCCGGCGGTTGTCACTGAAATTGCAAATCATTTTAATTATGACCTGCCAAAAGATAAATTCCGCCAGCCATATATTGCAAAACGCGTAAAGATCACCATGGAAGCAGCCGATGTGCCGGCATTTGGATGGGACACTTATGTGTTGGCAGAGGCAGCGGGACATCAGAGTGCAGAATATGCAAGTGCAGAATGTATCAATACTGTGGAGTCATTGATCACAGCAGAAAATACACTGGAAAATGAGTTTTTAAAGGCATACTTTAATGAAGATGGCTCTGTGGAACTGACTGATAAAAAGACAGGTCATGTATACAGGGGACTTGGTATCTTTGAGGACTGCGGGGATATCGGAAACGAATATATTTTCTTTGCCCCGGTAAATGACGTACCGGTGACGACAAAAGGGACGAAAGCAGAGATCACAGTGGCAGAAGATAACGCATGCCGCGCCGTGATCCGTGTAAAACATACGATGATGCTCCCGGATGCAGCCGATGAGACGCTGGCAGGAGAGATCGAGGATCTTGTAGAGTTTAAACACCGCAAGGCATCCCGAGGCAGTCATCTGGTTCCATTTGAGATCGTGACAGAGTATACCTTAGAGAAGCACGGAAAAGGACTGAAAGTAAAGACCGCTTTCAATAACCAGATCAAAGACCACCGTCTGCGCGTCCTTTTTGAGACGGGATTACATACAGATTTCCATTACGCAGATTCTGTATTTGAGGTGGCAAAACGCCCGAACGTACCGGCAGATACATGGGAAAATCCTTGCAATGCCCAGCATCAGCAGTGCTTTGTCAATGTGCATGAGGATGCATATGGACTCACCATCGCCAATAAAGGTCTTGCAGAGTATGAGATTTTGCGTGACGGAAAAAATACGATCGCAGTAACACTTCACCGTGGTGTGCGCGAGCTGGGAGACTGGGGTGTATTTTTAACACCGGAAGCACAGTGCCTGGGCGAAAAGACCACGGAATATGAGATCATCCCGCATGGCGCAGGGGAGGAACTTTATCATTCCTACGAGGAGGCATACCAGTTCCAGACAGACTGGCAGACCGCGGGAATGGAAAGACAGACGGGAACCCTGCCGCAGACTTACCGGTTTGTAGAAAAGAAACATTTACAGGCAGTTCCGACAGCATTAAAACACAGTATGCTGACCGGGAATGTGATTTTGCGTTTCTGCAACCTTTCGGATGAAGAGACGACGGTTTCTGTCTCACAGCCTGAAGTTTATACCTATGATCTGCTGGAAAAAGACCAGTTACAGAAAGAAGAGAAGGAAATCGTATTAGGAAAACATGAGATCCGGACGATCGGATGGAGAGCATAA
- a CDS encoding LacI family DNA-binding transcriptional regulator has translation MSKVTMQDIADELGISRVTVWKVFNNHSGVSEAVRESVLQKAKELGYSKFMQEPAAIPNDPQEDKTVSLIVSRPDSSTFWTNIIHRLAQELATHNINLLYTYVPSSYTPSYSFPSALTNGTVSGAIILNVYDTKMVELINNTLNIPKVFLDTVPEVGNRALHGDLLLIEGYNTMYEITQSILERGITNIGFIGDIHYAITNKDRYIGFCHCLKDHNIPLNPAICHTDPIGIFSYHNDLYAFLDSIPELPQAFICASDYIAHFLHLYLTEHPERIPNGIILTGFDGSNEYTNINGLLTTAYVHTSLLGKRLSLQIIYRMDHPDAPFELTYISPEIVYRDSIVD, from the coding sequence ATGAGTAAAGTAACTATGCAAGACATTGCAGATGAATTGGGGATCTCACGCGTTACGGTATGGAAAGTATTTAACAATCATTCAGGCGTTTCAGAAGCAGTTCGTGAAAGCGTACTTCAAAAGGCAAAAGAATTAGGATATTCCAAATTCATGCAGGAGCCCGCCGCAATCCCTAACGACCCGCAAGAGGATAAAACAGTCTCTTTAATCGTATCCCGCCCGGACTCCTCTACATTCTGGACAAACATTATCCATAGATTAGCGCAGGAACTGGCAACCCATAATATTAACCTTCTTTATACTTATGTGCCATCCTCCTATACACCTTCTTACTCCTTTCCCTCTGCCCTGACCAACGGAACTGTCTCTGGGGCAATTATTCTGAATGTATATGACACGAAAATGGTTGAATTAATTAATAACACTTTAAACATCCCTAAAGTGTTCCTTGATACGGTACCCGAAGTCGGCAACCGTGCTTTACATGGCGACCTGCTGCTGATCGAGGGCTATAATACCATGTATGAAATCACACAATCCATACTGGAAAGAGGCATTACGAACATAGGCTTTATTGGCGATATCCATTACGCGATCACGAACAAAGACCGGTATATTGGTTTCTGCCATTGCCTGAAAGATCATAATATTCCCTTAAATCCAGCCATCTGTCACACGGATCCCATTGGTATTTTCTCATATCATAATGATCTGTATGCCTTTTTGGATTCTATCCCGGAACTTCCACAGGCTTTCATTTGCGCAAGTGACTATATTGCCCATTTTCTTCACCTGTACCTGACAGAACATCCGGAGCGTATTCCAAACGGTATTATCCTCACCGGATTTGACGGAAGCAATGAATATACGAACATCAACGGACTTCTCACAACCGCTTACGTTCACACCAGCCTCCTGGGAAAAAGACTTTCTTTACAGATCATCTATCGGATGGATCATCCTGATGCGCCCTTCGAGCTGACATATATCAGCCCTGAAATTGTGTACCGGGATTCTATCGTAGACTGA
- a CDS encoding carbohydrate ABC transporter permease, with translation MARNKLRKEKELNQIKKSTNVFFNIIFIILSALCIFPIVFVFSISISSETSIQKNGYQLIPQELSAAAYQFLWNERGTILHATFISILVTALGIILSVLLTTTMGYVVSRNTYKLKSFYTWVIFIPMIFNGGMLAGYVVNTNILHLRNSIWALILPLAVSPFNIVICKTFFKTTIPDSIVESAKIDGAGQLRIFAQIILPISKPIIATIALFAAFGYWNDWFQASLYISDKNLQTLQSMLNNIQNNIEYIANNPYGGLSLQQYKASMPTESVRMAIAIIIVVPIACVYPFFQKYFISGLTIGSVKG, from the coding sequence ATGGCACGCAACAAATTAAGAAAAGAAAAAGAACTTAATCAGATTAAAAAAAGCACGAATGTGTTTTTTAATATCATTTTTATTATATTATCAGCGTTGTGTATTTTTCCAATCGTATTTGTGTTTTCTATCTCTATTTCGAGTGAGACATCAATACAGAAAAATGGATATCAGTTAATACCACAGGAACTTTCGGCAGCGGCATATCAGTTTCTGTGGAATGAAAGAGGAACTATTTTACATGCAACATTCATTTCCATTCTGGTTACCGCGCTTGGTATTATTTTGTCAGTACTGCTGACAACGACGATGGGATATGTTGTTTCAAGAAATACTTATAAACTGAAAAGTTTTTATACCTGGGTGATTTTTATCCCGATGATTTTCAACGGTGGTATGCTCGCCGGATACGTTGTTAATACAAATATCCTGCATTTGAGAAATTCTATCTGGGCATTGATCCTGCCGCTTGCGGTATCGCCATTTAATATTGTGATCTGTAAAACCTTTTTTAAAACGACGATCCCAGATTCCATCGTGGAATCGGCAAAAATTGATGGCGCAGGACAGCTTCGAATTTTTGCACAGATCATTTTACCGATTTCAAAGCCGATCATTGCAACGATCGCACTGTTCGCGGCATTTGGATATTGGAATGACTGGTTTCAGGCATCCTTATATATTTCAGACAAGAATTTACAGACATTACAGTCTATGCTGAATAATATCCAGAACAATATTGAGTATATAGCGAACAATCCATATGGCGGGCTTTCATTGCAGCAGTATAAAGCAAGTATGCCGACAGAGAGTGTGAGAATGGCGATCGCTATTATTATCGTGGTTCCTATTGCATGTGTATATCCATTTTTCCAGAAGTATTTTATTTCAGGTCTGACCATCGGCTCTGTAAAAGGATGA